The Ideonella dechloratans genome includes a window with the following:
- a CDS encoding sodium:calcium antiporter: MALIGVAGVHLSRQGEVIAGLTGWSRGWIGLVLVATVTSLPELVTGLGAVRVAGSPDLAAGDALGSCVFNLLLVAGVDGLYRRGSLFVLASSSHVFSAAWSVGALALVGLTLLLSPQGRVPVLGHVSLTSLALLLLYLMAVRALYRIENRRAESPVAGPGPDRPALRRAVMVYLLAALIIVAAGLWLPVVGAALARQMGWTDSLVGTLLMALVTSVPEMAATWGALRVGAVDMALGNLLGSNLFDLLILGLDDLAYPVGPLYAALAPAQAYTALVAILMNAVVMGALVYRPARRLWGTVSPAGAMLVGLYLLNIWLQAAP, from the coding sequence ATGGCCCTCATCGGGGTGGCCGGTGTCCACCTGAGCCGGCAGGGCGAGGTGATCGCCGGGCTCACCGGCTGGTCCCGGGGCTGGATCGGCCTGGTGCTGGTGGCCACCGTCACCTCCCTGCCGGAGCTGGTGACCGGCCTGGGGGCGGTGCGGGTGGCCGGTTCCCCCGATCTGGCGGCCGGTGATGCGCTGGGCAGTTGCGTGTTCAACCTCCTGCTCGTCGCCGGGGTGGACGGGCTGTACCGGCGAGGCAGCCTGTTCGTGCTGGCATCCTCCAGCCATGTGTTCTCGGCGGCCTGGTCGGTCGGTGCCCTGGCGCTGGTGGGCCTGACCCTGCTGCTTTCGCCGCAAGGGCGGGTGCCGGTCCTCGGCCATGTCAGCCTCACCAGCCTCGCGCTGCTGCTGCTCTACCTGATGGCCGTGCGTGCGCTGTACCGCATCGAGAACCGCCGGGCCGAATCGCCGGTTGCCGGGCCAGGGCCCGACCGCCCGGCCCTGCGCCGCGCGGTGATGGTCTATCTGCTGGCCGCGCTCATCATCGTGGCCGCCGGGCTGTGGCTGCCGGTGGTGGGGGCCGCCCTGGCCCGCCAGATGGGCTGGACCGATTCGCTGGTGGGCACCCTGCTGATGGCCCTGGTCACCTCGGTGCCCGAGATGGCGGCCACCTGGGGCGCCCTGCGGGTGGGGGCGGTGGACATGGCTCTGGGCAATCTGCTGGGCAGCAACCTGTTCGACCTGCTCATCCTGGGGCTGGATGATCTGGCCTACCCGGTCGGCCCGCTCTACGCGGCCTTGGCCCCGGCCCAAGCCTACACCGCCCTGGTGGCTATCCTGATGAACGCGGTGGTCATGGGGGCGCTGGTCTACCGGCCGGCGCGCCGCCTGT